In Candidatus Aegiribacteria sp., the following are encoded in one genomic region:
- a CDS encoding flavin reductase, producing MITSDSSGYREIAPDDIRDNVFKLIAEDWFLLTSGDLSDGYNTMTASWGSLGQLWHRRVAFVFVRPQRYTRKFMEENSLFSICFFKEEYRETLRYCGTHTGENVDKAQETGLLPFEPSPGVTAFKQSNLILVCRKIYHHDIDPERILEKKIGSLYPEKGYHRMYIGEIQRVLSKV from the coding sequence ATGATTACCTCTGACTCTTCCGGCTATCGCGAAATTGCCCCTGATGACATACGCGACAACGTTTTTAAACTGATCGCGGAGGACTGGTTCCTTCTCACATCAGGTGATCTCTCAGATGGATACAACACCATGACAGCAAGCTGGGGCTCCCTGGGCCAGTTATGGCATCGAAGGGTAGCCTTTGTTTTCGTCAGACCGCAACGTTACACACGAAAATTCATGGAGGAAAATTCCCTCTTCAGCATCTGCTTCTTTAAAGAGGAATACAGAGAAACACTGAGATACTGCGGGACTCATACCGGTGAGAATGTTGATAAGGCTCAGGAAACCGGGCTGCTTCCATTTGAGCCTTCTCCCGGTGTAACAGCTTTCAAACAGTCAAACCTGATACTGGTTTGCAGAAAAATCTACCACCATGATATTGACCCAGAACGAATCCTCGAAAAGAAGATTGGTTCTCTTTATCCGGAAAAAGGCTATCACCGGATGTATATCGGAGAGATACAGAGAGTACTCAGCAAAGTCTGA
- a CDS encoding 4Fe-4S binding protein: MHENIYRKLADHLDKLPGGFAPSHTGAELRLLRRLFTPEEAELAVHLTLNREEARIIADRAVLPYVETEKRLAEMALKGLIFSIHPEDGSPLYLAAPFVIGIYEFQVNKLSQDLIRDLDDYWSTQKRRRPVRTIPQMRIIPINQSIEPHLEAFPYDMVRELIKSQDRYAVAPCICRLSAKMEGNGCDAIEEACLMFGDWADFYVRGGMGRYIDRAEVLEILARADADNLVLQPTNSRDVAAICCCCSCCCGILQSIQRHPRPAEIVASSFIVTLEPETCVACGVCMDRCRMQAFTMGDGAVILNSDRCIGCGLCVTTCPVGALTLLRKPGSSEIEIPADMDSTWRKISRDQAEAL; encoded by the coding sequence ATGCATGAGAATATTTATCGAAAACTGGCAGATCATCTTGATAAGCTTCCAGGCGGTTTTGCTCCAAGTCACACCGGCGCGGAACTGCGCCTGCTCCGAAGGCTGTTTACTCCGGAGGAAGCGGAACTGGCAGTACATCTTACCCTTAACCGGGAGGAAGCCCGGATTATCGCTGACAGAGCTGTTCTTCCTTATGTCGAAACGGAGAAGAGACTTGCGGAGATGGCCTTAAAAGGGCTGATCTTTTCCATCCATCCCGAGGATGGTTCTCCTCTCTATCTTGCCGCTCCGTTCGTAATAGGGATCTATGAATTCCAGGTTAACAAGCTCAGTCAAGATCTGATAAGGGATCTTGATGACTACTGGAGTACACAGAAGCGAAGAAGACCCGTCAGGACCATTCCGCAAATGCGAATCATCCCCATCAATCAGAGTATCGAACCTCATCTCGAAGCGTTTCCCTATGACATGGTCAGAGAATTGATCAAGTCTCAGGACCGGTATGCCGTTGCTCCCTGTATCTGCCGTCTTTCCGCGAAAATGGAGGGAAACGGCTGCGATGCAATTGAGGAGGCATGCCTGATGTTCGGTGACTGGGCTGACTTCTACGTTCGCGGCGGTATGGGACGCTATATTGACAGAGCTGAGGTTCTGGAGATTCTGGCCAGAGCTGACGCGGACAATCTGGTTCTCCAGCCGACCAATTCCAGAGATGTTGCTGCTATATGCTGCTGCTGCAGCTGCTGCTGCGGTATTCTGCAAAGTATACAACGTCATCCCAGACCAGCTGAGATCGTAGCCAGTTCATTCATTGTCACACTTGAGCCAGAAACCTGCGTTGCCTGCGGGGTCTGTATGGATCGATGCCGGATGCAGGCTTTCACCATGGGAGATGGTGCTGTTATTCTGAATAGCGATCGGTGCATCGGTTGTGGTTTGTGTGTTACAACCTGTCCGGTCGGCGCATTGACACTGCTTCGTAAACCGGGCAGCAGCGAGATTGAAATCCCTGCTGATATGGATTCCACATGGCGTAAAATAAGCAGGGATCAGGCAGAAGCTCTATGA